From a single Hippoglossus stenolepis isolate QCI-W04-F060 chromosome 2, HSTE1.2, whole genome shotgun sequence genomic region:
- the apela gene encoding apelin receptor early endogenous ligand: MRIFNLFYVLLLLAAAVASVSSARPDFLNLRRRYHRHHCPHRRCLPLHSRVPFP, translated from the exons ATGAGGATCTTCAACCTGTTCTACGTGCTCCTGCTGCTTGCAGCCGCTGTGGCATCAGTCTCCTCCGCCAGACCAG ATTTCCTCAACCTAAGGAGAAGGTACCACAGACACCACTGCCCACACAGGCGCTGCTTGCCCCTCCACTCGAGGGTCCCCTTCCCCTGA